The following proteins are co-located in the Candida dubliniensis CD36 chromosome 3, complete sequence genome:
- a CDS encoding metal homeostatis protein, putative (spliced gene;~Similar to S. cerevisiae BSD2;~In S. cerevisiae: heavy metal ion homeostasis protein, facilitates trafficking of Smf1p and Smf2p metal transporters to the vacuole where they are degraded, controls metal ion transport, prevents metal hyperaccumulation, functions in copper detoxification), whose product MRSHERLSTSSEDTNKKSSNSDINSNNKNILDSFISEEAISPPSTTQHHHRQDYTDTTPTATATTTTTMETTSNSTPIIPSLDEDNRLSSSPESMPIESSSSPSTTTTAPATSSRSEQRDLDDLESQTPPRLTTNQRIQRVLHHFFPVRQTYERLNNGLTTGRMQTNNGRFIGQGTDGVFRNLMAKPDTEEMRQQQELNPPSYEEAAADASPEYWESTMISPMYEDEVFVQGLPVGNIANFVWNALVSVAFQFVGFILCYLLHTSHAAKQGSRAGLGINLIMYGWNLVPQNFGHPDKLPKKYQPENPNDFDINKSTKISGKIDGYNSGIFIQNSIDNTKDGNAGDWLGGSGSAPYVAYGLIAFGLFIILKSLVDYYRVKQLERAILNPPSNMPVNTNSITGVVDEIDEENRHREQHQEQHQQQQQQEEEELYSHQH is encoded by the exons ATGAGATCTCATGAAAGA cTATCAACATCAAGTGAAGATACAAATAAAAAGTCATCGAATAGTGATATAAACAgtaacaataaaaatattctAGACTCATTTATATCGGAAGAGGCAatatcaccaccatcaaCAACGCAGCACCACCACCGCCAAGATTATACAGATACCACCCCCACCGCCACCgccactaccaccactacaATGGAAACTACTTCTAATTCTACACCAATAATACCGTCATTAGACGAAGATAATAGACTTTCTTCATCACCAGAACTGATGCCAATAGaatcgtcatcatcaccatcaacaacaacaacagcacCAGCAACATCGAGTAGATCAGAACAAAGAGATTTAGATGATTTAGAACTGCAGACACCACCTAGATTAACCACTAATCAACGAATACAACGAGTATTACACCATTTTTTCCCAGTCAGACAAACATATGAAAGACTAAACAATGGATTAACCACGGGAAGAATGCAAACCAATAATGGACGATTTATTGGTCAAGGTACTGATGGGGTTTTCCGGAACTTGATGGCAAAACCTGACACTGAAGAAATgcgacaacaacaagaattaaatcCTCCAAGTTATGAAGAAGCAGCAGCGGACGCATCACCAGAATATTGGGAACTGACAATGATTTCTCCCATGTATGAAGATGAAGTATTTGTTCAAGGTTTACCCGTTGGTAACATTGCCAATTTTGTATGGAATGCCTTAGTATCAGTAgcatttcaatttgttggaTTTATCTTATGTTATTTACTTCATACATCTCATGCCGCTAAACAAGGTTCACGAGCAGGGTTAggaataaatttaattatgTATGGTTGGAATTTGGTACCACAAAATTTTGGTCATCCTGATAAATTACCGAAAAAATATCAACCAGAAAATCctaatgattttgatattaataaatcaacgAAAATATCTGGGAAAATCGATGGGTATAATTCAGGAATATTTATTCagaattcaattgataatactAAAGATGGTAATGCTGGTGATTGGTTAGGTGGTTCTGGGAGTGCACCTTATGTTGCTTATGGATTAATTGCCTTTGGATTATTcataatattaaaatcattggTTGATTATTATCGTgttaaacaattggaacGTGCCATTTTAAATCCACCTTCAAACATGCCGGTTAACACAAACTCGATTACAGGGGTGGTTGATGAGATTGACGAAGAAAACCGTCATCGAGAGCAACATCAagaacaacatcaacaacaacaacaacaggaagaagaagaacttTATTCTCATCAACATTGA
- a CDS encoding citrate transport protein, putative (spliced gene;~Similar to S. cerevisiae CTP1;~In S. cerevisiae: mitochondrial inner membrane citrate transporter, member of the mitochondrial carrier family): MSKDKKQVDPFKSFIAGGTAGAVEGVITYPFEFAKTRLQLISKSSTASRNPLVLIYNVGKTQGISSLYVGCPAFVVGNTLKASIRFLGFDSIKNLLSDKNGKLSGPRGVIAGLGAGLLESVVAVTPFEAIKTALIDDKQSIKPKYQNGVISGSFKLVRDMGFKGIYAGVVPVSLRQAANQAVRLGSYNAMKTMIQQASGQKPNEPLSGVTTFSVGALAGIITVYTTMPIDTVKTRMQALGADKLYSSTLNCFVKIFKEEGLLTFWKGATPRLGRLVLSGGIVFLCYEKIMILLN; the protein is encoded by the exons ATGTCAAAAGATAAA AAACAAGTGGATCcatttaaatcatttatagCTGGTGGAACTGCAGGAGCAGTTGAAGGAGTAATAACATATCCATTTGAATTTGCCAAAACTCGATTACAATTAAtttctaaatcatcaacagcATCAAGAAATCCAttagttttaatttataatgtTGGTAAAACTCAAGGgatttcttcattataCGTTGGATGTCCAgcatttgttgttggtaataCTCTTAAAGCATCAATTAGATTTCTTGGATTTGATCtgattaaaaatttattactGGATAAAAATGGTAAATTATCTGGTCCTCGTGGTGTTATTGCTGGATTAGGTGCGGGATTATTAGAATCGGTAGTGGCGGTAACACCATTTGAAGCAATAAAAACTGCATTAATCGATGATAAACAACTGATTAAAccaaaatatcaaaatggAGTAATATCAGGTTCATTCAAATTAGTTCGTGATATGGGGTTCAAGGGGATTTATGCTGGAGTTGTCCCCGTTTCTTTAAGACAAGCAGCTAATCAAGCAGTTCGTTTAGGAAGTTATAATGCTATGAAAACAATGATTCAACAAGCATCAGGTCAAAAACCAAATGAACCATTAAGTGGAGTCACTACATTTTCTGTGGGGGCTTTAGCAGGAATTATCACCGTTTATACCACTATGCCTATTGATACTGTGAAAACTAGAATGCAAGCTTTAGGTGctgataaattatattcttcaacattgaattgttttgttaaaatttttaaagaagaaggatTATTGACATTTTGGAAAGGTGCTACACCAAGATTAGGAAGATTGGTACTATCTGGAGGTATTGTATTTTTGTGTTATGAAAAAATCATGATATTACTTAACTAG
- a CDS encoding subunit of the SWI/SNF chromatin remodelling complex, putative (Similar to S. cerevisiae SNF5), whose product MSFNQQPQNFSSSSGMNTNTSQQQQHQQRGGNLPALTPQMLQSLTPQQFQLFRSNPQFQEVMNQYMQKQQLLQQQQQQQQSMQGTTGGIIGGIAQQPPQSMQLSREQFLKQQQMMLNQQQQQQQQQQQQQQQGSPHIMNGIPNQPQANPQYRQQVVANQIPPNMVNVPGSQTIINQPIHGGNIPINKVPARRMSSIPGVAGGQNPPVGVPGGAGPPMAGVPGATPLVPGQGPVRSAGGVLATGVPNSGSGPSTGVLNGAQGDAGLNSNLPPGVTPDILNKIPMKPMQNIKEWSEKLKQEGKDVPLDLKVYEDLIRKDTEFVGKLNKQLHDNKTIMENIGKDIKSYNQIKQLRMNSIALSNKGQYNNSIWGEGYQGYGNGITNASTKLFIPNRDLTDRIINERVMKNKNKPKHYVPIRLEFDQERDQFKLRDTFLWDLNEEIIKVEDFAAQLLEDYKFISKVHYETILSSIKEQIADYSKKPSKTMGELRIPIKIDITINNTQLTDQFEWDILNSQEGDAEEFSSYMCDELCLPGEFCTAIAHSIREQSQMYYKALNMVGYGFDGSPVHEDEIRNHLLPPLRLVSSDSGIVDDFFSILRNPSSVPDFSPTLGKLTQLEVERLDKEMERESRRKRRHNYNEDQQQGSGRGFTSRRIAAHAGRGNTIPDLSDIPKTFRTPAPSSILPGAVDLGVPEVYEYNEVLINKTQVRNPDYRPPTPIRVENELVEYNHDPLGGTFMVTIKLPV is encoded by the coding sequence ATGAGTTTTAATCAGCAGCCACAGAActtttcatcttcttcaggTATGAATACTAATACGctgcaacaacagcagcatcAGCAGCGTGGTGGGAACTTACCTGCTTTGACACCACAAATGTTACAATCGTTGACACCTCAGCAGTTTCAACTTTTTAGGTCTAATCCTCAATTCCAAGAAGTAATGAACCAGTATATGCAAAAGCAACAGcttttacaacaacaacagcaacagcagcagctgATGCAGGGAACTACTGGTGGAATAATTGGTGGAATTGCACAGCAACCACCACAATCAATGCAATTATCAAGAGAGCAATTcttgaaacaacaacagatGATGCtcaatcaacaacaacaacaacaacaacaacaacaacaacagcagcagcaagGACTGCCTCATATTATGAATGGAATTCCAAATCAACCACAAGCAAATCCACAATATCGACAACAAGTAGTAGCAAACCAAATACCCCCCAATATGGTAAATGTGCCAGGCTctcaaacaataataaatcaaccaattcaTGGTGGGAACATTCCAATAAATAAGGTACCAGCGCGTAGAATGTCTTCAATCCCTGGAGTTGCTGGTGGTCAAAATCCACCTGTGGGTGTTCCTGGTGGAGCAGGACCTCCAATGGCAGGTGTACCTGGTGCCACTCCTTTAGTACCGGGACAGGGGCCAGTACGTTCCGCGGGAGGTGTATTGGCTACAGGGGTGCCTAATTCTGGTAGTGGTCCTTCCACAGGGGTTTTGAATGGGGCTCAGGGAGATGCAGGActcaattcaaatttacCTCCCGGAGTCACACCTGACatattgaacaaaattCCTATGAAGCCAATGCAAAACATTAAAGAATGGtcagaaaaattgaaacagGAGGGTAAAGATGTACCTCTTGATTTGAAGGTCTATGAAGATTTGATAAGGAAGGATACGGAATTTGTGggtaaattgaataaacaGTTGCACGACAACAAAACTATTATGGAGAATATTGGAAAGGACATCAAGTCTTACaaccaaatcaaacaattgaGAATGAATTCTATTGCATTGTCCAACAAAGGACAATATAACAACAGTATTTGGGGAGAAGGATATCAAGGTTATGGCAACGGAATAACAAATGCCAGCACAAAGCTATTTATTCCTAACAGGGATTTAACTGATAGAATCATCAATGAAAGAgtaatgaaaaacaaaaataaaccaaaacatTATGTTCCTATTCGATTAGAATTTGACCAAGAAAGGGATCAGTTTAAATTGAGAGATACATTCCTTTGGGATTTGAATGAAGAGATTATAAAAGTGGAAGATTTTGCTGCTCAATTGTTAGAGgattataaatttatcTCCAAAGTTCATTATGaaacaattttatcatcTATCAAAGAACAGATTGCAGACTATCTGAAGAAACCTAGCAAAACAATGGGTGAATTAAGAATTCctattaaaattgatatcACTATTAACAATACCCAATTGACTGACCAATTTGAATGGGATATATTGAATAGCCAGGAAGGCGATGCTGAAGAATTTTCATCTTACATGTGCGATGAATTATGTCTACCGGGAGAATTTTGTACTGCAATAGCTCATAGCATAAGAGAGCAGTCGCAAATGTATTATAAAGCGTTGAACATGGTGGGATATGGTTTTGATGGTTCGCCAGTACACGAAGATGAGATTAGAAATCATTTGTTGCCACCTTTAAGATTAGTGTCTTCGGATTCtggaattgttgatgattttttctCGATTTTAAGAAACCCTTCAAGTGTGCCAGACTTTTCCCCTACGTTAGGTAAATTGACCCAATTAGAGGTTGAAAGGTTGGACAAAGAAATGGAAAGAGAGAGTAGAAGGAAAAGAAGACACAACTATAATGAAGATCAACAACAGGGCTCGGGTCGAGGCTTTACTTCACGAAGAATTGCAGCTCATGCTGGTAGGGGAAATACCATTCCTGACTTATCAGACATACCTAAGACATTTCGAACTCCTGCACCCTCGTCTATATTACCTGGTGCAGTTGATTTGGGTGTACCTGAAGTGTATGAGTATAATGAAGTTTTGATCAATAAAACTCAAGTTAGGAATCCAGATTATAGACCACCAACACCTATTCGTGTTGAAAATGAACTTGTGGAATATAACCATGATCCACTTGGAGGTACTTTTATGGTTACCATCAAGTTGCCTGTATAA
- a CDS encoding DNA polymeras I subunit A, putative (Similar to S. cerevisiae POL1;~In S. cerevisiae: required for the initiation of DNA replication during mitotic DNA synthesis and premeiotic DNA synthesis) — protein MRVLFFFFGFSRQSHIFSNQYCSIHLKEEKKKPKQRKLELKSILFSFNSSPSHYIKRFLTMSSRSARRKTLQQLKEARRTGRNVNVIESDTDDYNEIYDEVDEDTYRQHKRNQLMNDDFIVDDNGEGYVDNGADDWDDASRPNYYSDEENESMGSRKRRKKEDKTSKVAKTSQIRNFFKPMSGISDSKKKLETNIDDILNDFGDDLDRKKHIPKAFSHSTNKEVNNNKINKKKLKNTFNFSTSTKKTDITTPKLDAFNASSDYTMDIDTFEDQPSSPFKLKSEVTPEADTGKENIDPEPTKNILEDPPELPKNQEKANVNDDDSDDDIVYSRKPRAAVVKKNQVDTVSAVKANQLPSSPTSKPVYTKFSNHTEKVSEDNIKDTSDSFKMFWFDYAEVENSLLLFGKIMTKEGKLVSGVVKVDGICRELFFLPREYRIVDDEEDKTKKLAAIDVLEEIQPLLLANYKLEELRAKPEVKKYAFELADIPKEAEYLKVLLPFNNETNRNIMPANIEGSTFRHVFGTNANMFESFVMQRNIMGPCWLEIRGGDFDAMQNVSHCQVEVVVNRPSQISTIDKDAPASPNLTVTAISMQTVLNPKSNKQEVVSVSLATYFELPQDAPISEDIKPDDVFTLARPVGAVSFPPRLQQLADKGGFQLRTCPSEKVLLNALAAKIKTLDPDVFIGHRLENISLDVLVHRMNDNNVVTWSALGRRNRKKWPYMINKSNSSYNNSLLIRDVFQGRLLCDIANEMGQSLTMKCQSWDLHEMYDVVCHKKHAPVEINYQNLKYAEDAHLFLMALKENELNVKQTAEIAFATQILSLSKQLTNIAGNAWSHTLSGTRAGRNEYILLHEFKRNNYIVPDKEDKTHKNTSYQQEARVENAEEDATTATSNKKPKYQGGLVFEPEKGLHKNYVLVMDFNSLYPSIIQEFNICFTTVNRDRFNVTHDENKDMPVLPERDTESGVLPRLLNTLVSRRREVKKLLKDPKNTPFQKAQYDIKQQALKLTANSMYGCLGYVNSRFYAKPLAMLVTNKGREILMDTRQLAESSSLRVVYGDTDSVMIDTGANSYKEAIKIGEQFKAQVNERYRLLEIDIDNVFKRLLLHAKKKYAAMNASINKATNEETATLEVKGLDMRRREYCQLSKDISTFVLTKILSDSDPETALLEVYDYLDEMKTKVQNNEIPIDKYKINTKLSKDPKSYPNGKTMPQVQVALRLREEGKVIKAGSVITYVITAARDDGDSSTVAERARAIQELLSKKDPNLKPDANYYLEKQIFAPVERLLERIEGIDMVRVATSLGIDTKRYILRVKNSEGGGANGEILPIESNISDEERFRATSYLVLHCKCGTSFRFGGIMAAETYKVTFNGVCCSQCNYTFPAIKLTSQLESMIRKHIALYYAGWLVCDDPACGIVTRQISVYGKRCIGNSGRAMDCKGVMRYRYNDKQLYNQLLYFQSIFDVEKTKRGQLRPLVDALEESKDKQLPKLPSGQVEALAEQNRELFGVCQEVIQKYLGECGRRYVNMGSIFDFMNN, from the coding sequence ATGCgtgttcttttttttttttttggtttttcaCGTCAGTCTCATATCTTTTCTAACCAATATTGttcaattcatttgaaagaagaaaaaaaaaaaccaaagcaaagaaaattggaattaaaATCGattctcttttcttttaacaGCTCGCCATCTCATTATATTAAACGGTTTTTAACTATGCTGTCCAGATCAGCCAGACGCAAGACTCTACAGCAATTGAAAGAAGCCAGAAGAACTGGTAGAAATGTTAACGTTATTGAATCTGACACAGATGATTACAATGAGATTTATGATGAGGTAGACGAGGACACCTATAGACAACACAAGAGAAATCAGCTAAtgaatgatgattttattgTCGACGATAATGGAGAAGGTTATGTTGATAATGGAGCTGACGACTGGGATGATGCTTCTAGGCCAAACTATTATTCAGATGAAGAAAACGAGTCTATGGGATCCAGAAAACGTAGAAAAAAGGAGGATAAGACCAGCAAGGTAGCAAAGACATCACAAATTAggaattttttcaaaccaaTGAGTGGTATTTCTGATTctaagaaaaaattggaaacaaaCATAGATGATATTCTCAATGATTTCGGTGACGACTTGGATAGAAAGAAACATATTCCCAAAGCATTCTCACACTCTACTAATAAGGAGgttaacaacaacaagattaataaaaaaaaattaaagaatactttcaacttttcaacatcaactAAGAAAACAGACATAACAACACCAAAACTTGATGCCTTCAATGCTTCATCTGATTATACTATGGATATCGATACTTTTGAAGACCAGCCCTCGTCACCATTTAAGCTTAAAAGTGAAGTGACTCCAGAGGCAGATACTGGAAAGGAGAATATTGATCCAGAACCCACAAAGAACATTTTGGAAGATCCACCGGAGTTGccaaaaaatcaagaaaaagcCAATGTCAATGATGACGACtcagatgatgatattgtttaCTCGAGAAAGCCAAGAGCAGCTGTGGTTAAAAAGAACCAGGTTGATACCGTTTCAGCTGTTAAGGCAAATCAGTTACCTTCATCTCCAACTTCCAAACCAGTTTATACCAAGTTTTCTAATCATACTGAAAAAGTATCTGAAGATAATATAAAAGACACATCTGATTCATTTAAAATGTTCTGGTTTGATTACGCAGAGGTTGAAAACTCTCTATTGCTATTTGGTAAAATTATGACTAAAGAAGGCAAACTAGTTTCCGGAGTAGTCAAAGTCGACGGAATATGCCGTGAATTATTCTTCCTACCAAGAGAATATCGTATTGTGGATGATGAAGAGGATAAAACCAAGAAACTCGCTGCTATTGACGTATTAGAAGAAATACAGCCTCTTTTGTTGGCTAATTACAAGTTGGAAGAATTACGTGCCAAACCTGAAGTCAAGAAATATGCGTTCGAGTTAGCTGATATACCAAAAGAAGCCGAGTATTTAAAGGTTTTGCTCCCATTCAATAACGAGACCAATAGAAATATCATGCCTGCCAATATTGAAGGCAGCACATTTAGACACGTTTTTGGGACCAATGCTAATATGTTTGAATCATTTGTAATGCAAAGAAATATCATGGGACCGTGCTGGTTAGAAATACGTGGTGGTGATTTTGATGCCATGCAAAATGTTTCTCATTGTCAAGTGGAGGTTGTGGTCAATAGACCTTCACAAATAAGCACCATTGACAAGGATGCCCCAGCTTCCCCTAATTTAACTGTCACGGCTATTTCCATGCAAACAGTATTGAATCCCAAAAGCAATAAGCAAGAGGTTGTATCGGTGTCTTTGGCAACTTACTTTGAACTACCTCAAGATGCCCCGATATCGGAAGATATTAAACCAGATGACGTTTTTACCCTAGCCAGACCTGTCGGTGCTGTTTCTTTCCCTCCAAGATTACAGCAGTTGGCTGATAAAGGTGGATTTCAATTGCGAACTTGCCCTAGCGAGAAAGTATTGCTTAATGCTCTTGCAGCTAAAATAAAGACTTTGGATCCAGACGTATTTATTGGTCATAGATTGGAGAATATATCTTTAGATGTGCTTGTACATCGAatgaatgataataatgttgtTACGTGGTCTGCTCTTGGTCGGAGAAACAGGAAGAAATGGCCATATATGATTAACAAAAGTAATTCAAGTTACAACAACAGTCTTCTTATCCGTGATGTTTTTCAAGGAAGATTGTTGTGTGATATTGCCAATGAAATGGGTCAATCCTTGACAATGAAATGTCAGTCATGGGACTTGCATGAAATGTATGATGTTGTTTGCCACAAAAAACATGCTCCAGTAGAAATTAACTATCAGAACTTGAAGTATGCTGAGGATGCACATTTATTCTTAATGGCATTAAAGGAAAACGAACTCAATGTTAAGCAAACTGCAGAAATTGCATTTGCTACTCAGATCCTTTCGCTTTCTAAGCAGTTGACTAATATAGCTGGTAATGCATGGTCGCATACTTTGAGCGGAACCAGAGCTGGTAGAAATGAATACATTTTGTTACATGAATTCAAGAGAAACAATTACATTGTGCCCGATAAGGAGGACAAAACACACAAGAATACATCTTATCAACAAGAAGCCAGAGTAGAAAATGCTGAGGAAGATGCGACGACTGCCACTTCAAACAAGAAACCCAAGTATCAAGGTGGTTTAGTGTTTGAACCTGAAAAGGGGTTACATAAAAATTATGTGTTGGTTATGGATTTTAATTCATTGTACCCAAGTATTATTCAAGAATTCAACATATGTTTCACAACTGTAAACAGAGATAGATTCAATGTTACTCACGATGAAAATAAAGACATGCCAGTTCTCCCAGAAAGAGACACCGAGTCCGGTGTTTTACCACGATTGTTAAACACTTTAGTTTCTCGTCGTCGAGAAGTTAAGAAGTTGCTCAAAGATCCTAAGAATACTCCATTTCAAAAAGCCCAGTATGATATCAAACAACAGGCTTTGAAGTTGACAGCAAATTCGATGTACGGTTGTTTGGGTTATGTGAACTCCAGATTTTATGCTAAACCATTAGCTATGCTAGTCACAAATAAAGGGAGAGAAATTTTGATGGATACAAGACAGTTGGCAGAATCGTCTAGTTTGAGAGTTGTTTATGGTGATACAGATTCTGTTATGATTGATACCGGTGCCAACAGCTACAAGGAAGCTATCAAGATTGGAGAGCAATTCAAAGCACAAGTCAACGAACGTTATAGGTTGTTAGAGATTGATATCGATAACGTTTTCAAGAGATTGTTGTTACACGCCAAGAAGAAGTATGCAGCCATGAATGCCTCAATAAATAAAGCCACCAACGAGGAAACTGCCACTTTGGAAGTAAAAGGTTTGGATATGAGAAGACGTGAATACTGTCAACTTTCTAAAGATATTTCGACGTTTGTATTGACAAAAATTTTGTCGGACCTGGATCCAGAAACAGCGCTTCTTGAAGTCTACGATTATTTGGATGAGATGAAGACTAAGGTTCAAAACAACGAAATACCAATTgacaaatataaaataaacacCAAACTTTCCAAGGACCCAAAAAGCTATCCCAATGGTAAGACTATGCCACAGGTTCAAGTCGCTTTAAGGTTGAGAGAAGAAGGGAAAGTGATTAAAGCTGGTAGTGTTATCACATATGTCATCACTGCGGCCAGAGATGATGGCGATAGTTCGACTGTTGCGGAGAGAGCTAGGGCTATTCAAGAATTGCTTTCAAAGAAAGACCCCAACTTGAAGCCAGATgccaattattatttggaaaaacaaatatttgCTCCCGTTGAAAGATTATTAGAAAGAATTGAAGGGATCGATATGGTAAGAGTAGCAACATCATTGGGAATTGATACAAAACGTTATATTTTGAGAGTAAAGAACAGCGAAGGGGGTGGTGCAAACGGAGAAATTCTACCAATTGAGTCAAACATTTCTGATGAAGAAAGATTTAGAGCAACAAGTTATTTAGTTTTGCACTGTAAATGTGGAACTTCATTCCGATTTGGAGGAATCATGGCAGCAGAGACATATAAAGTCACATTCAATGGTGTTTGTTGTCTGCAGTGTAACTATACATTTCCAGCTATTAAATTGACCTCACAGTTGGAGTCAATGATAAGAAAGCACATTGCTTTGTATTATGCTGGATGGTTGGTTTGTGATGACCCTGCTTGTGGAATCGTGACTAGACAAATTTCAGTATATGGTAAAAGGTGTATTGGTAACTCAGGTAGAGCAATGGATTGCAAGGGGGTTATGAGATACCGTTACAATGATAAACAGctttataatcaattgcTTTATTTCCAATCTATCTTTGATGTTGAGAAAACAAAACGTGGTCAACTCAGGCCCTTGGTGGATGCTTTGGAAGAATCTAAAGACAAACAGTTGCCCAAATTGCCATCAGGACAAGTAGAAGCATTGGCTGAACAAAACAGGGAACTTTTTGGTGTTTGTCAGGAGGTAATCCAAAAGTACTTGGGTGAATGTGGTCGTCGTTATGTGAACATGGGATCTATTTTCGATTTTATGAATAATTAA
- a CDS encoding conserved hypothetical protein (sequence similarity with opaque-phase-specific protein OP4 has been noted, but there has been no conclusive identification of this gene as such), which yields MKFLTLLTIVELIFVSGVDSTPAAPPQPGLRIGENDRKQIDELVHQLEILNAENSNLVNDFTEDYQLISRDLDFEDLSARSDLPILDTVFRLVNNSGVAIIATDFLLTREPLLDTAIDTLVRAIDEQWVNLTTIFIALDQSNLLLDTLMHAIKDPDVLPGLLRITKEVINQSGFRIFNVRETKDIASYSQEASASMDVFKRENSLLVLLFTSLKDSGLVVALSKHILTTPELAPGAAHFVWRILKLRPSTLYKIFDALKRSNLIWNLLREIINVPAILSNFSTIVTQTITQKLNLQ from the coding sequence atGAAGTTTTTGACACTTTTGACTATTGTGGAATTAATATTTGTGAGTGGTGTAGATTCTACACCTGCTGCACCACCTCAACCAGGTTTGAGAATTGGTGAGAACGACcgaaaacaaattgatgaaCTTGTACATCAATTAGAAATACTCAATGCTGAAAATAGCAATTTGGTGAATGATTTTACCGAAGATTACCAACTCATTCTGAGAGATCTTGACTTTGAGGACTTGTCAGCAAGATCTGATCTTCCAATATTAGATACTGTCTTCAGACTTGTCAACAATTCCGGTGTTGCTATTATTGCTactgattttcttttgacACGGGAGCCATTACTTGACACTGCTATAGATACGTTGGTGCGTGCCATTGATGAACAATGGGTAAACCTTACTACAATATTTATTGCTCTTGATCAGTCAAATTTACTTTTAGACACGTTGATGCATGCTATTAAAGATCCAGATGTGTTACCTGGTTTATTGAGGATCACCAAAGAAGTGATCAATCAATCTGGATTTCGGATTTTTAATGTTCGAGAAACCAAAGATATTGCCTCTTATTCGCAAGAGGCTTCTGCATCTATGGATGTTTTTAAAAGAGAGAATTCCTTATTGGTGTTATTATTCACATCTTTAAAAGATTCAGGCTTGGTTGTTGCTTTGAGTAAACACATTCTAACGACCCCGGAATTGGCCCCTGGTGCTGCTCATTTTGTGTGGAGAATATTAAAGTTACGGCCGCTGACACtttataaaatatttgatgCCTTGAAAAGATCTAACTTAATTTGGAATTTGCTTAGAGAAATTATCAATGTTCCAGCAATTTTATCTAATTTTAGCACAATTGTCACTCAAACTATTACCCAAAAACTCAATTTACAATAA